From Hydra vulgaris chromosome 15, alternate assembly HydraT2T_AEP, one genomic window encodes:
- the LOC136091861 gene encoding uncharacterized protein LOC136091861: MQELVRCESEICLKVKIDTLRPSWSEAFSIYFSDHLHSRILLSYIGHLRFVGLTDNIITNNVSESLNAVIKKFQDWKEAPVDSMVVAMHRLQTFYLTEIKRSCSGFGPYTLIDSSLLINNTDDIPKVENPELVIAELQAAANIPIQQLIPPSICVLSNTFNVVHIPSLKVFTVSAPDGNAHVVKLYPKENCTCPSSTMCCHILAVKRSIGVECSERKIINLTKLRCNSRCIKLL, encoded by the exons ATGCAGGAACTTGTCAGATGTGAAAGTGAAAtctgtttaaaagttaaaattgataCATTGAGACCTTCTTGGAGCGAAGCATTCTCAATTTATTTTTCTGACCACTTACACTCAcgtattttattatcttatattgGTCACCTCAGATTTGTTGGTCTAAcagataatataattacaaataatgtATCGGAATCACTAAATgctgttattaaaaagtttcagGATTGGAAAGAAGCGCCTGTTGATTCAATGGTTGTTGCAATGCATCGCCTTCAGACCTTCTATTTGACAGAAATTAAGCGGAGTTGTAGTGGTTTTGGACCCTACACTCTCATTGACAGCAGTCTCCTAATCA ataacACAGATGACATACCAAAAGTAGAGAATCCAGAGCTTGTTATTGCAGAGCTGCAAGCAGCTGCCAATATACCAATCCAGCAACTCATACCTCCATCAATATGTGTGCTTTCTAATACATTTAATGTTGTACATATTCCAAGCCTTAAAGTTTTTACAGTCTCTGCACCTGACGGAAATGCCCATGTTGTGAAGCTGTATCCAAAGGAAAACTGCACGTGTCCTTCTTCAACAATGTGTTGTCACATACTAGCTGTTAAACGCAGTATTGGAGTTGAATGTAGTGAACGAAAAATCATAAATTTGACCAAATTGCGGTGTAACTCACGGTGCATTAAATTACTCTGA